In the Arachis stenosperma cultivar V10309 chromosome 8, arast.V10309.gnm1.PFL2, whole genome shotgun sequence genome, CAAGATCCAAGTCTAGGGTCATACTAATCCAAAACGGGGTAAACATACTACATACTTTTCTATGTCAATGATCCATAATCTCAAGTTCTCTCTAACGCTCCTCTCAgcctttctctttttaattcaATACCGCAGAATTTCGGTATTGAATTCAGTAAATATTTAGCAGAAACAAACATAAGTAATAGGATGCAAACACAATCAAGAGCAATTACAGCATATATAGCAAATAGCAGTTAAGCAGAGATATACTCATAGACAATCCAAGTACAACATGCATACTCAAACAATTTCACATAAATGCACATGATACATGTCTGTCTTactggccatgagctcacgtgtcggttacACTACCAGAATTCGACACATCCGGTAGCTAACTCGGACATCGTCTCTCTGATTGCGCATCTCCAGGAGGCATATAATTCAGGGattagtgccctaccacctaTTCTTGGATGCAAACATCAGGGGTATAGTTCTAGAAAGAGTGCCATACCACCTTTCCATGTGAAGCAGTGCCATACTGATTCAGGGattagtgccctaccaccttgcaAAACAGAGAGAACCATCGAACAAGCGGAATCTACCACCATCCTCGTTCTGGTATATCTCAGCTCAGTGTGCAAGCGTAATTTACCACTGTCCTTGTCACATCCTTGCCAAAAGTAAGTATTATTTCAGTATGCAAGCGAATTATACCATTGACCTTGTCAGAATATAGTAATTCAAATCGTCATCAGTCTTATCATTCATGTCTTTAATCATTTTTGTAATTAGCAGGTTCATTAACCACAATCTTTCATCAATTATCATTAACTTAGattcttcaattctctatccTATTCAAACATATCAGTTTAATCCATTCAATACACTCTCACTCGTTCCAGAGCCTAAAAACTAGTTAACGGACCTTAAACAGGGGTTACAGAGGTGAAAAAGTAGATTGGATAGGCAAAAACAGTTAAAATCAACATTTTCTGAAAAACAGGACAGTCGTGCGAACGCACGAGTTCCCTTTAGCGCATACACACGAGTTTCCTTTAGCGCATACACACGGAAACACATACGAAAAATATTCAATTCTGTAATGCAAGTCATACGTACGCATGAGTTGTGCATGCAGATGACTTGAAATGAGTAAAGAGCTAAGTTTTACCATTTACACATAAACCGTAAAATCCCTATCACAGTTTATAAAGAGGCGGATTTACACATAAACCGTGAAACCCTACTACGGTTTATGAAGAGCAACGACTCTATATATACTAACTAAAGCCAATTATTAAGAATAGTATTTTCACAATGTCTAATGAGGAGGAGAGTTTTTTACGCTAGTGCATTACTCtgaaaaaaattcataaaaccaAATAAGGTCTAATCCGGTCATGTAGATGCATATTCTGTTGCCCCTAGTCTATTGTATCAtgcaaaaaaataatttagttctAATCAAATTTTAACAGATAAATCACTAAActgttaattatttataaattaaataattgacCAATCAAAGTCTAACACATTAATTAGcgaaaaattaatttgataccAAACAAACAGTACAAACAATCTTGATTTTCCATGATCTCACTCTGCTAGAGTATCATTGTCGCCGGATTCTCTCCCAAATCCTCTCAATTCCAACTATTCACGCACTCAAGAATATAATCCGTCTTTGGTCTCGTGATTTATGTACAAACTTAGCTATTCATAAACTGTGATAGAGGTTCTACGATTTATGTGTAAATGATAAAATGTAATAGAAATTTTGTAGTTCAACCTAAAACACACATATAATCCGTTTAAAATAGTTGTATTTGGATAAATATAAATTTCAaatgttttatttaaatatattattcttAAAACAACTTATGAATATTATGAGAAAAAAATTGGAAATAAACCACGCACTTaacaaaaagaaatattaaaatagtGTTTCTATATCAGAATATTATGTATAAGATATtgaagatttaaaattttacatataCGATAATAAACTAATATATTTTATAGTCAtactaaataatatttattatttttaacttgcacggtaaaatgcaaataaatgGGGAGGTGAAGATCTGGTCAATCCGTAGTTGCTTGCTAGATTCAAGTTAAGCTTTCATTATTTATACTATACCCATTCCAAGTCCCATCCACGTACACCCAACATCACAAACACAACTGTCTTCGAACCATACCCACAGTTACTAGGTCTAAGTCTTACATAACCGGTTCCTAGGTTCCAGTTTACCCCCAAAACAGGGTTAACTAACCCTAGTTAAGTTAAACATCCTGCACCCAGCCCAATAAATATCACTTCTGGGCGCGGTAATGGACTCGTCTACTCAACTCAACTGAGACccaaacaagaaaagaaaagaaaatgaaataaaataatgtaCAAAAATAAGTAGCAATTAATAATTGGGATCTGACGACTGAACTGATTCCGTCAAAGTACTTAACGCCGTAAGGAAACTGCAAACATTAACTAACGGGGCGTTAAGGGGTGAGGGGAAGTATTGAGGTAACGGGTTTGAAATAGGGTGAACCGTGAATGGTTTAGGGTTGCGATAAATATGAGCCGTGAGATCGTTGATCTACGGTCACAAGTTGTGGGAGTGGACGGTTGGTGATAAGGAGTGTAGCACAATGATGTATATAAACATAAACCATGCTCCTCACCATTTTCGTTCTATCAGAAAAGAAACCAGAACAACCAGCTCCTTCTCTACCCTttcccccttcttcttctttgtcttCTGTGTCTTTCtcattatatttatatatatatatatatctatctccTTCAAGCTAGTAGCGCTTTCTCTCGCCATTTTTTTCTGCTGAACACGGTGAATGTTGAGGATCTGCCACTTTTCTCAAATTGAATGAGGTCTACAATTTACAAGGCCTCAAATTCTCTTTTCGATTATGTCCTTTTGTTTATCTTCACGGTGAAGAAGCTCGTCTTTTggattgttttttattttgtgttggTGGCTCATTTTTGTTTGCAGATGCATGTTCAGAGAGGATTTGCCGGATTATAGCAGAGTTTGATTTTGGAATTCTCAAGTGAATTAGATTTCCTTAGTTTTATTGATATATTCTAGCGTTCGTGAAGATTTTTCCCTTCTTAAGGTAGGGAATTGCGCCGGAGttttcttctcttcctttttttccCCTTCTCTTCTCTGTGCTAAGTTGGTTTGTTTGCCATTTCTGGTGCATCTGCAGATACATTTTTTTCTTGGAAAATCACGGATTTTGGAGCTCTGAACTTCGATAGTCCTGTATTACAGGGACGATCGTGGCCGACTTGATTTTACAGCCATAGTCGGAGACAGAAGCTCTGAAATGTCGCCATTATTTGGATTTTAGACATAGATTCGCATTTCTGCAGAGCCTGGTAACTGAAATCGGGAAGCTTTCTCCGTCTCATGCGACAGGGGAACCAGATTTAGGTGAGAAACTAAACAAAGTTAATCAGAGCTGGAACTGTGCGCGTTTGATTCTCCTCATCGCAACCTTGCAGCGGTGAATCCAATTTTGATGTTCGTTTCTATCTGCTGGCTATAGCTTCTCTGAttcatctctctttctctccTTCCTTACGTTTTCTTCTTCTGCAGGAAATCGAAAACTCGCTTGTTTATTTTCTTCGGTTGCGGTAGTTCCAGAAGGAATTGATTGTTCATCAAGTGTAAGTTTACGGTGAGAGACATTGATTTTCATTACTCCTTTGCGGTTTCCTCGATCTCTTTTCCTCACTCCTATTTTGGTGGctctctctgttttctttcttcttattctttAATATCAATTAATGGCTTGCAAAAATCTCTGGTCTCAGTTCCGTTTTCATTTTCCCCTTGTCTGTATTTACAACTTCTTCTTCCACCTCGTTGTTCGATTTTTCCACATTGTCTTGGTTTCAGAATTGGGGGAAAACAATTCGAACTTGGAGGCTCCGATTTTCAATGTAAAACTGGATtaccaaaaatatttcaataataTCTGCGCCTCCCTCATTTGTTTGCCATCGTCCATCTTTCGATGCTGACTCAGTGAAGCTGTAAAAGATGCTCACGTCTCACGCCTCACACAATTCTCATCTCTTTTATCCTTTTTCTATTCATTGGAAATCGTAGACACTTGGATGCACATCTCGTAGACTATTAAGTTCAAAATCAAAGCCAATCTTAATTGCTTACATGAAAAAAGATGTAGCAATGTATGATTTTGATAGCTTCTTGTCATAATATAAGAAATTACAGCGGTTACTTGACCTTTTCAATGGCACAGGTGGAACAACAAAGAGGAGATGGATAAAGAGTCTTCTTCAGTTGTTCGGAGCAGCAATAACGTTAACGGCGGAGGTGGGGAAGGGTCTTTGGTGTTGAGGGCGAGTTCCGACGGGACGAGGCACACAACGACGCCGGATTTGGTGTTGCAGTGGGGGAACCGGAAAAGACTAAGGTGCATGAAGGTGCAGGTTAAGGACAAGGACAAAGACGACTCTTCCGCACCGGTCCAGAGGACAACGGTTCGGGTGGATCGCCGGGTCGTTAGAACCGATAAAGACTCTTTAAATAAGCCCCCACTTGGACtcaataataacaatattaCCCTCGCcaataataatcataatcatcatcaaaCTAACGGATATCCCAATCTCCGTCAACGCCCATCTTCGCCGCAGCAACGAATTCTCAGGTAACTGAATTGCCAATTACCATGCTCCTCCTCTGATTTCTTCTGCATTCAAATCTTCCTTCATATTAATAAGTGAACTGTAATTCTGTGTTTGAATTTAATGCCTGCTTTTTTATTCCCTTTTGATTGTGACTGAAGAGAGTCCCAGATTCAGATGCGTTGTCCACGGCTTTAGATCTGAACGGGTACAATTTTAGAATGAAAAGAAAGAgtaacaaaacaaaataaaggagaAATAAGagatttttgtgttttatatttttcctatgaaatttatattaatttatgtacCAAAAATTTTTTAGAGCATGATTTATAGtttcctttctttttattttttattttttgttggcTTGATTAGTATCTTAAGTCTTAACCTATCTTGATGACAAGGGTAAGGTTCGTGTTGGTGGCGCACTGGCGCGTGGGCCATGCTCTTGCTTTTTCTATgtgaaatataaattaaaaaattcaacgAGTCGGGGCTTGTATTGGGGACTTATCGTCCACATGTGTTGTGTAATTATTTTCAGCAAAggatttgttttcttttcttgttgtggTTATCGATGAAAATATTCCATTACGAATTTTAATCTagatttgttttaatttctaatCAAGCATATGGAGGTGGTGTAAAATATGTTATCGGATAACTCTGTAGCAGTGAATAGTGTTTTCTCGGTTGTTcaatagaaaacaaaagtggCATAGGTGGGAAAGCATGAGTTGAAAGAAACTGAAAGAGTAGTGCCAAGTAGTGGGGCAGGTTTGTGGAACTAACTATGCATGCATGTATGGTAGCACCTTTAAATCTTGTTTCGCTCCCCATTTCCGCCATAATTATTGGTGCGATGGCCGACTATATATGGTGATGGCAACTTGTGAGTCTCAAATGTCAGGCAAAGAATCACCGGCTTAAAAAATGTTTCCATAGTATTAAAAATTGGGCTGAGTTATTATTGTACCTAACTGGGCTGAATGATAAGCATTTATCATGACTAAGAGGCTTATATTTTGTCCACTCTCCAATTGGTCAGGTCCTTGCGGTTGCCTCATCCGAATTGAAGAATAAAGAGGAGCTCACGGTATGTGCGTGAGATCCCCTTCCTTTCTTCCTTTCAAATTATATTTGGACTTAGATATTATTACCTCTAAGTAAGGAAAATGCCCAACAGAGTTAGGATCGACGCCTTCAATATTTAGacacaaataaaatatatacaaatctAGTTCATAACTGCCTTCTTTATACTCTTGCGTATTAGCGTGGTAATCGTTAACTAACAACTAACGACTCTAATAATCCCAATCAGGTAAATGTCAGAGTTCATGTTTGAAATTTCTTGGGTTCTGCTATTTTTCCGTTTTTATATTTCTCGTGTTTTATGCATATGATTCGCAAAATCTGCCTAAAATATATGTAGATAGTTTCTCCAGCTCTGTGAAATCTTCATCTGGTATTCATTTATTGTGGCAATTAAAGCTTTTCTCCGTTTATGATtcttttttatgtatttaactatttatttattttctgttttggaTACGCTACCTGTGTTTGATTGTTTTTCATGTAAGCATGTATATGATTGATGGAGTTATAGAAATTCTTCGATCTATCCTCCGGCATAGGTAGATAGATATGGAGAGGAATAGTGATTCTGCAAGTTCTGGTTCTGGATCTACATCTACGATGCGGATTGGGGAAACAAAACCCCACCTTCCTTATCATATCAACAATTACTACAGACTCTGTTAGAAACATGGAATGGACATTTTCCTTCCACGTGTTTAACAAAAAGTCCTTTTCTACTTTAGCCGTCGGATGAAGGGACCAGGTCTCAGATCCGGTCACTTCCATTTAACATCTCACCACGTAGCAATCTCCATCTTTGCTTTACCCAAAAGCACTCTAAGATCCAACGGCTCCAAATATCCCGCGGAACCAGCTGTACCCGTTATAGGGAATCACACACTCCTTCCTCCTCTCGATTCATTCTCTAAGGTCTCTCATCTCAAATATGAAATATCTCATGATCTAATCTATAAaccttttttatttcatttcacTGCATttagggaaaaaaaaaataaattaaacgaCCCACCTTCAAAGCACAGCGCAACACTACACAAATACAAAGTCACGCAAGGGGCCAAATACCAGCCCATATTTACGCCAAACCCGTCTAGATTCCAGCCCCCTCCCTATTCTCACCCTTCGATCTATATTAGATCGACCCCTCAAGGTTAATTTCGTAAACTCACTACTCCCCAGTTACTTTTCCACAATATTTTACTCCTAAACTACCTCCCAAATGCATCTTTATTTTTGCTATTTATTATATAGTCGCATGTGATGTGGATTCATGTTTCTTACGGTTAAGATAGTCACATAATTACCTTACATGTGAGTTTTGTTTGTGTTTTCTTGTAAATTTTAGGAACTCGGAGACTTCAAGTGCTATGAGAGGAGTAGTAGGAGGGCAGAGCAACGGGGGTGTTAGGGGAATTGCGTCGCCGGATAGGGGTGCGCACGATAAGAGGGGTAcgcacaacaacaacaaccaccaccaccatcatcacCATAACGACAATAATAAGTCCGCTGCCTCATCGGATACTGCGCACGATAGCAAAAAGGGTGGGTCACCCTCCGGCAGCGGGGATGCGGTTCCGCAGGTGTGGCCACCTAAGTTCGTGATTGCCTTGACCAACAAGGAGAAGGAAGAAGATTTTTTCGCCATTAAGGGTACAAAGCTCCCTCAGAGACCCAAGAAGAGAGCTAAATTCATACAACGCACCCTCAATGTAAGAACTCTCCTTCTTCTGCtcttaattatttctatttttccaTTCTAATTTCCTCAAGttcaattattatttattaacttTGTCTTCCGTACGATATATTATATGCAACTTGATTCAATAATTTTATGTCTCTTTTTTGAaataaaactatatatatatatatatatatatgacggTTTTCAAATTAGAATTTGGATAAATGACTTTGTTTAGAACTTTTAGGAAGTTGATTTGTTACTCAACAAGGAGGAGGATGGTATAATTATCTGCAAAAATTGTCATGTAAGcaagcatataaaatattaaagtgGATATTGACACCAGCTAAAGTATATTTTAGTATgtgatttttgttttgtttaataTTCTTTATTCCCTTTGTGCAAGTTAGTACGGGGGTGCCCCCGTTTttgcttttgtattttattCGGCCCCGTCGCTAGGAAAGCCATATATGGTTGGCAGCTGTGGAATTTGGGTACACGCGTCAGGGTGAGCTTGGTTCACACCGAATGGCCACCAAATATTTGTTAGGAAGCCTACTGGGAATTTAATTTGTGCTTCTTTGCCATTTTTCAAAAGCAAATGACACGGCCTTGGAGCAGTGAGGGTGGGTGGCCGTTATCAATACCATAGTcctgaaaattaaaaaataaactcTTTTCTAATTCTTTACATATTAATTTAGTATAAAATGCATTGAAACTATCGTTATTATTAAGTagtaaaatgattaaaaaatatttaatttaagtaaAATAGTACAATTCATATGTGATAAAGTTATGAATTTAATggtgataattttttattctattattttactaaatcaTTTTGTTTTACGGaactttttctattatttatctTGAGTATTAGTATTGGAAACATTTCAAGTGCACCAGGGAGCACCGGTGTACCAattgttttaaccgttgattttaattaatatatattatatatattttttataattcagatcaacggttaaaataACTGGTACACCGATACTCCCGGTGCACTTGAAATGCTTCCATTAGTATTATTAAAGGCATAGTTGACCACTTGATGCGGGTTTAACATTAACTTTAAATTGGGCCTCGTAGATTCGGCCAGCACGACTATTACTTTCAAgaattgtattttaaaaaaagaaacgttaaatattttttaacagtTAAACTTGAATTTGTTTTTGGCGTACAATATGTTATACTGGGAATAATTTATATAAAGTAGGAACCgtgtttttttttatagttataaATTAAAGGTATTAATCCATAACATGAAAAAATCTCAATATGAAAAACAAGATatctaattattaaaaattataataaaaatatattatgttaataatataataaaaaatatttagttataaaataaaaaatgttattgttaaattttattcaaaaagtGACTATGTTAATTTAAGAGGGCATTTTATCTCAcagaattaaattttattcaaaaagtGACTATgctaattatattttattcaaaaaaatatgttactgcttattattattattattattattatttaaggGTACAGCTAGTCCTTTACATTTTAGGGGAAAAACGAAAATGGGACGACGAAGCTGTGTTTCGATGAGGTTATAGGGTTTCGTTGGGGCACGTGTGGAGGTTTGTACTTTGTAGGGTGCGGGAATGGTGTGGTTGCCACTTGCCGTTGCCATACTGGATTTTGTATCACCCTGCGATTGGCATGAGTGTTGGCAGTGCCAGTTGTAGTCGACGAAAAGAATTATTTGGGCCTTTTTTGGTTGGGTAAAAAGATTAAGGTGAAACTTTATATGGATGGATGAAACTCATGCATAGTTTTTCTGTCCGGGCTAAGTTTTCCACGCATTCGGAAGAATCATTAGCTAACCCCCTATCTGTTCGTATTTTCTTTCCGTTTATTTTTGCCTGCTGCATTATGAGTTGTGCTGTGAATTTACATTTGGGAATTTTGATCTATTGCAGCTGGTAAGTCCAGGAGCATGGCTGTCCGATCTTACCTTGGAACGGTACGAAGTTAGGGAGAAGAAGATTTCCAAAAAGGTAACGTCGTTGTAATTGAAAACCACCCTCTCCCCCCTTCCTCCCTCGATTACCTGGAAAAAGGAAGATTCGTTGTATTGTATCTTCCATTATTTTCCTTTCCCCCTTTGGTTGCAGCTATAATATATTGTAATTTTCATTTTGGTGCAGAGACCTAGAGGGTTAAAAGCTATGAACAATGTGGAGTCTGACTCTGAATAGTGGGAAAAGCGTGTTGGAAGATGATAAGATGTTTTAGGTGACGTGAGGGTGCTTATGTTTGTTAAGGATGTAACAAATGTTGGGATATTGTAAAGCATGGCATCCCAGGTTGCATGCCAACAAAATCAAAGT is a window encoding:
- the LOC130944094 gene encoding uncharacterized protein LOC130944094 — protein: MDKESSSVVRSSNNVNGGGGEGSLVLRASSDGTRHTTTPDLVLQWGNRKRLRCMKVQVKDKDKDDSSAPVQRTTVRVDRRVVRTDKDSLNKPPLGLNNNNITLANNNHNHHQTNGYPNLRQRPSSPQQRILRNSETSSAMRGVVGGQSNGGVRGIASPDRGAHDKRGTHNNNNHHHHHHHNDNNKSAASSDTAHDSKKGGSPSGSGDAVPQVWPPKFVIALTNKEKEEDFFAIKGTKLPQRPKKRAKFIQRTLNLVSPGAWLSDLTLERYEVREKKISKKRPRGLKAMNNVESDSE